The Klebsiella aerogenes KCTC 2190 region CCTGTTGTTGGGGAATTTTCCGCATGGCGCCATGGTTAGTCAGATTGCTGGGGCAGACCGGTATTAACGTCATTACACGTATCATGGGTCTGTTACTGATGGCTTTAGGCATCGAGTTTATTGTTACCGGGATTAAAGCGTTGTTTCCTGGATTGACAGCATAGCCGGTGTATCAGGCGCGGGGTTGGGCCTCGCGTTTGAAAGATTATTAGCAAAAGTTATTCCTGGTACTAATAACAAAGACAAACGATAACTTTTGCTAATGATAATTTAATTTTATATTTATCATATGGTTAGTTGATTTTATTCTATCTCGCCGTACTGTCTTTCTCCTGTCGTCACTGTTATTTTCATCACACCATTCTCTGGCGCTTGCTGTCGGATCATTGAAATGATATTAGTAATTTCATTGAGACAGCAGATTAATGTGCTAAAAAATAGACAACTGTTAAATTTTTGTACAAAAAAGCAACTTCGCGCGCAGCGCCGGGCCGCAAAACGACAGGGTGGTCCTATCTTGCTGATTAAAAACAATGTTTTTTCTTTTTTGGCGTTATAAGTCTTACGATAAGCACGCTAAAAAAAACAATAAAAGAGAATTCGGTAACATATTTGCAAATTGCATTGGCGGACAAGAAATCGTTTTGGTACTTTCCGGCCTGATCGCTAACTAAAAAATATGCACAAATGAGAATTATTATTAAATGACTCGTTGTGCCGACATTCCCCTCTGGACAGGGGGTAAAGAATCGACGTCAAGGCTGCCGTTTGAGCGGTCGTAATAAATAAGTCGGTGATAGCAAGCAGTAAAATCTGACAGCGGCAAAGACTCCTGCACTGTACAGAATCCCTATAAGGGAAAAATAACAGGCTGGTTAAATAACCAGTAATTATAATGAGTGGAGTAACAACACATGACCATCATCACTAAAAAAAGTCTGGTAGCGGCGGGAATTTTATCTGCGCTAATCACCGCAAATGTTGCTATGGCAGCGGATGTTCCTGCCGGGGTGCAACTGGCGGATAAACAAACGCTGGTGCGTAATAACGGGGCAGAGGTGCAATCTCTGGATCCGCATAAAATTGAAGGTGTACCGGAGTCCAACGTTAACCGCGATCTGTTTGAAGGGTTAGTGATTGGCGATCTTAACGGCCATCCTGTGCCTGGCGTTGCCGAATCGTGGGATAACAAAGATTTTAAAGTCTGGACTTTCCATATTCGCAAAGATGCCAAATGGTCTGATGGTTCGCCGGTTACCGCGCAAGATTTCGTTTATAGCTGGCAGCGTCTGGCCGACCCGAAAACAGCATCACCGTACGCCAGCTATCTCCAGTACGGCCATGTCGCCAACGTCGATGAGATTATCGCCGGCAAAAAACCAGCAACCGATCTCGGCGTCAAAGCGATCGACGACAAAACCTTTGAAGTCACCCTGAGCGAGCCGGTCCCTTATTTCTATAAACTCCTTGTCCATCCATCCGTTTCCCCAGTACCAAAAGCCGCCATCGAAAAATATGGTGAAAAATGGACTCAGCCGGCGAATATCGTCACCAACGGCGCCTATAAACTAAAAGATTGGGTGGTGAACGAACGTATTGTGCTCGAGCGTAATACGAATTACTGGGACAACGCTAAAACGGTTATTAACCAGGTAACTTACCTGCCAATTTCTTCTGAAGTTACCGATGTGAACCGCTACCGCAGCGGCGAAATCGACATGACCTATAACAACATGCCGATTGAACTGTTCCAGAAGCTGAAAAAAGAGATCCCAAAAGAAGTTCACGTCGATCCTTATCTGTGTACTTATTATTACGAAATCAATAACCAGAAAGCGCCATTTACCGATGTACGCGTCCGTACCGCGCTTAAGCTGGCGCTGGATCGCGATATTATCGTCAATAAAGTGAAAAACCAGGGCGATCTGCCGGCTTACAGTTACACCCCGCCATACACCGACGGCATGAAACTCGTTGAACCCGAGTGGTTCAAATGGTCTCAGGAAAAGCGTAATGAAGAAGCGAAAAAATTACTGGCGGAAGCCGGTTATACCGCTGATAAGCCGCTGACCTTTAACCTGCTGTATAACACTTCCGACTTACATAAAAAACTGGCTATTGCCGTGGCGTCCATCTGGAAGAAAAACCTTGGCGCTAACGTTAAGCTGGAAAATCAGGAGTGGAAAACCTTCCTCGACAGCCGCCATCAAGGCACCTTTGACGTCGCCCGCGCCGGCTGGTGTGCTGATTACAATGAGCCGACATCGTTCCTGAACACCATGCTCAGCGACAGTTCTAACAACACGGCGCATTATAAGAGCCCGGCATTTGATAAGATCATCGGCGATACCCTGCAGGTCACCGATGAAGCGAAACGCGCAGAGCTGTACGCGCAGTCGGAGCAACAGTTGGATAAAGATTCCGCGATTGTTCCGGTTTACTACTATGTGAACGCGCGCCTGGTTAAACCGTGGGTTGGCGGTTATACCGGTAAAGACCCGTTGGATAATATTTACGTGAAGAACCTATATATTATCAAACATTAATGGCAAGACGTGGGGCAGGCAGAGCTTGCCCCACCGTGTCTGAATTCATCGCACTCGATAGGCACAGGCCAGAAGGTACGGGCAATGTTAAAATTCATATTACGTCGCTGTCTGGAAGCGATTCCGACGCTATTCATCCTTATTACTATCTCTTTCTTCATGATGCGCCTCGCGCCGGGCAGTCCTTTTACCGGTGAACGTACGCTGCCGCCGGAAGTCATGGCGAACATTGAAGCGAAATATCATTTAAACGACCCCATCATGACCCAGTACTTCAATTATCTGAAGCAGCTGGCGCACGGTGATTTTGGTCCTTCCTTTAAATATAAAGATTATTCGGTGAACGATCTGGTGGCATCAAGCTTCCCGGTTTCCGCCAAATTGGGCCTTGCCGCCTTTTTATTAGCGGTAATCCTGGGCGTCAGCGCCGGGGTTATTGCCGCGTTAAAACAAAATACCAAATGGGACTACGCGGTGATGGGGGTGGCAATGACCGGCGTCGTCATACCGAGTTTTGTGGTGGCGCCGCTATTGGTGATGATTTTCGCCATCACGTTGCATTGGCTGCCTGGCGGCGGTTGGAACGGCGGGGCGCTGAAATTTATGATCCTGCCGATGGTGGCGTTATCGCTGGCATATATTGCCAGTATCGCCCGTATCACCCGTGGATCGATGATTGAAGTTTTGCACTCCAACTTCATCCGTACCGCACGGGCGAAAGGCCTGCCGATGCGCCGAATTATCTTCCGCCACGCGCTGAAGCCTGCGTTGCTGCCGGTGCTTTCCTATATGGGGCCGGCATTCGTCGGCATTATCACCGGCTCAATGGTTATCGAAACGATTTACGGCCTGCCAGGTATTGGCCAGTTATTCGTCAACGGGGCACTTAACCGCGACTACTCGCTGGTGCTCAGCCTGACGATTCTGGTCGGCGCGCTGACCATTCTGTTTAACGCGATCGTCGACGTACTGTACGCCGTTATCGATCCGAAAATTCGCTACTGAAGCCGGAGTTCGCCATGATGTTAAGTAAGAAAAACAGCGAGGCGCTGGAGCACTTCAGTGAGAAGCTGGAAGTTGAGGGCCGTAGCCTGTGGCAGGATGCGCGTCGTCGCTTTATGCATAACCGCGCGGCGGTGGCCAGCCTGATTGTGCTGGTGATTATTGCACTGTTTGTGACTATCGCTCCAATGCTGTCGCAGTTCTCCTATTTCGATACCGACTGGGGGATGATGTCCAATGCCCCGGATATGGAGTCTGGTCACTATTTTGGTACCGATTCATCCGGCCGCGACCTGCTGGTGCGCGTGGCGATTGGCGGGCGCATATCGCTGATGGTTGGCGTTGCCGCGGCGCTGGTGGCGGTGATCCTCGGTACTCTCTATGGTTCGCTTTCCGGCTATCTCGGCGGCAAAGTGGACTCGGTGATGATGCGTTTACTGGAAATCCTCAACTCCTTCCCGTTTATGTTCTTCGTGATCCTGCTGGTTACCTTCTTTGGCCAGAACATCCTGCTCATCTTTGTGGCGATCGGGATGGTGTCGTGGCTGGATATGGCGCGTATCGTACGCGGTCAGACCCTGAGTCTGAAACGTAAAGAGTTCATTGAAGCCGCGCAGGTCGGCGGAGTCTCTACCGCGAATATCGTTATTCGTCATATCGTGCCGAACGTGCTGGGTGTAGTTGTGGTTTACGCATCATTGTTGGTACCTAGCATGATTCTGTTCGAATCCTTCCTGAGCTTCCTCGGCCTTGGGACCCAGGAGCCGCTGAGCAGTTGGGGCGCATTACTCAGTGATGGCGCCAACTCAATGGAGGTATCGCCGTGGCTGTTGCTGTTCCCTGCCGGGTTCCTGGTGGTAACGCTGTTTTGTTTTAACTTTATCGGCGATGGCCTGCGTGATGCCCTCGACCCGAAAGACCGCTAAGGAGCGCCGTCATGAGCACAATTGAAATGACTAAAGCGCCGCAGGCCGCGCAGCAAAGCGGTCTGCTGCTGGATGTGAAGGATCTTCGGGTGACGTTTAAAACGCCAGACGGCGATGTCACCGCGGTTAACGATCTGAATTTTAACCTGAGGGCCGGCGAAACCTTAGGCATCGTCGGTGAGTCAGGTTCCGGTAAATCGCAAACGGCGTTCGCGCTAATGGGGCTTTTGGCCGCGAATGGCCATATTAGCGGTTCCGCCACTTTTAACGGTCGCGAAATCCTTAATTTGCCCGAGCGCGATCTGAATAAGCTGCGTGCCGAACAGATTTCGATGATTTTCCAGGACCCGATGACCTCGTTGAACCCTTATATGCGGGTCGGCGAGCAGTTGATGGAAGTGCTGATGCTGCATAAAGGGCTGAGCAAAGCCGCGGCTTTTGAAGAGTCGGTAAGGATGCTCGATGCGGTGAAGATGCCGGAAGCGCGTAAGCGCATGAAGATGTTTCCGCACGAGTT contains the following coding sequences:
- the oppA gene encoding oligopeptide ABC transporter substrate-binding protein OppA, with the translated sequence MTIITKKSLVAAGILSALITANVAMAADVPAGVQLADKQTLVRNNGAEVQSLDPHKIEGVPESNVNRDLFEGLVIGDLNGHPVPGVAESWDNKDFKVWTFHIRKDAKWSDGSPVTAQDFVYSWQRLADPKTASPYASYLQYGHVANVDEIIAGKKPATDLGVKAIDDKTFEVTLSEPVPYFYKLLVHPSVSPVPKAAIEKYGEKWTQPANIVTNGAYKLKDWVVNERIVLERNTNYWDNAKTVINQVTYLPISSEVTDVNRYRSGEIDMTYNNMPIELFQKLKKEIPKEVHVDPYLCTYYYEINNQKAPFTDVRVRTALKLALDRDIIVNKVKNQGDLPAYSYTPPYTDGMKLVEPEWFKWSQEKRNEEAKKLLAEAGYTADKPLTFNLLYNTSDLHKKLAIAVASIWKKNLGANVKLENQEWKTFLDSRHQGTFDVARAGWCADYNEPTSFLNTMLSDSSNNTAHYKSPAFDKIIGDTLQVTDEAKRAELYAQSEQQLDKDSAIVPVYYYVNARLVKPWVGGYTGKDPLDNIYVKNLYIIKH
- the oppB gene encoding oligopeptide ABC transporter permease OppB is translated as MLKFILRRCLEAIPTLFILITISFFMMRLAPGSPFTGERTLPPEVMANIEAKYHLNDPIMTQYFNYLKQLAHGDFGPSFKYKDYSVNDLVASSFPVSAKLGLAAFLLAVILGVSAGVIAALKQNTKWDYAVMGVAMTGVVIPSFVVAPLLVMIFAITLHWLPGGGWNGGALKFMILPMVALSLAYIASIARITRGSMIEVLHSNFIRTARAKGLPMRRIIFRHALKPALLPVLSYMGPAFVGIITGSMVIETIYGLPGIGQLFVNGALNRDYSLVLSLTILVGALTILFNAIVDVLYAVIDPKIRY
- the oppC gene encoding oligopeptide ABC transporter permease OppC, with protein sequence MMLSKKNSEALEHFSEKLEVEGRSLWQDARRRFMHNRAAVASLIVLVIIALFVTIAPMLSQFSYFDTDWGMMSNAPDMESGHYFGTDSSGRDLLVRVAIGGRISLMVGVAAALVAVILGTLYGSLSGYLGGKVDSVMMRLLEILNSFPFMFFVILLVTFFGQNILLIFVAIGMVSWLDMARIVRGQTLSLKRKEFIEAAQVGGVSTANIVIRHIVPNVLGVVVVYASLLVPSMILFESFLSFLGLGTQEPLSSWGALLSDGANSMEVSPWLLLFPAGFLVVTLFCFNFIGDGLRDALDPKDR
- a CDS encoding ABC transporter ATP-binding protein, encoding MSTIEMTKAPQAAQQSGLLLDVKDLRVTFKTPDGDVTAVNDLNFNLRAGETLGIVGESGSGKSQTAFALMGLLAANGHISGSATFNGREILNLPERDLNKLRAEQISMIFQDPMTSLNPYMRVGEQLMEVLMLHKGLSKAAAFEESVRMLDAVKMPEARKRMKMFPHEFSGGMRQRVMIAMALLCRPKLLIADEPTTALDVTVQAQIMTLLNELKREFNTAIIMITHDLGVVAGICDKVLVMYAGRTMEYGQARDVFYQPSHPYSIGLLNAVPRLDGEGDSLLTIPGNPPNLLRLPKGCPFQPRCPHAMEICNSAPPLESFAPGRLRACFKPVGDLL